Proteins from one Penicillium digitatum chromosome 2, complete sequence genomic window:
- a CDS encoding Alkaline phosphatase-like, alpha/beta/alpha translates to MKSSMHRPGDLSLRRQLEDSALFALQVVRSPQLYLDASRIYFFSTTFIALILSKCFHLCVHLTSLAVPSLLPWGPTFFLVDIVLILVACYLARSFESRIGQNVAGVVSLLFSLYISSLTAANISFYVHTGAEILWRKSEDSHKDNANPATQTILSMLAVAILVETLIMIGAYFATPCLFRVTDSFLEIWGSLLLYPVRRFVRRKTPSDPEIYQQVEIEDYDEGHNDSDSISQLDIPQNEFVQKKSQSLLKRVIAISCGLIIIFLSIIRPRAADYSYLSKSLSLAPFGSHKYSPAHERPTSANGSAVPESSPESAPSGVPSSASSSAANGNSTSLPADFSWLEGHTALDSFPTFDWLPSYNSSDGFPDWSPFRINKHDKSDYVYEHYNPVKDPLHTPNLQNEILEPIRELLHSGSVKIKHVILIKLESTRQDVWPFRSNSYIMKHINDSYPSGIPEEVQDRLSKLTPTAERLTGFETGFRKDGDDHPKPYGGISARNAYTSGTYTLKSITGTVCGVNPMAVEANLEYLHDIYQPCLPHILEALNQQPNVNNQTDDWTSWPWHSMWMQSHPDDWDKHYMLHPALGYQDIMARRTIDAAGKKYIPEETEEEEEHGHEDKLLKNYLRDVINDAKKNNTRLFLSHLTHNTHTPYYKPGDYREMMGDLSTEQYQRLNRYLNTIAYQDEWIADILKLLDDAGIADETLLVMTGDHGLSLPNDGGITAWHSPHVGNFHVPLFFSHPKLPQLEVKNAVLSTQILPTILDLLVETSSIDEQSTKIVKDLLPMYEGQSMIRALIPEHDGKQEWHFSTMNPGGTWFCMRAAAQPYRLVVPLKPDAMWRFTDIVADPFELNPQEDLQLLFLIDVVRKVHGPEAVKWLSEAAHVAKWWIGENYRRWQYDPQNPGNN, encoded by the exons ATGAAATCTTCAATGCATCGCCCCGGAGATCTCTCCCTCCGTAGGCAGCTTGAGGATTCAGCCCTCTTCGCCCTTCAAGTCGTCAGATCCCCTCAGCTCTACCTGGACGCTTCTCGCATATATTTCTTCTCCACCACTTTCATTGCCCTAATACTATCCAAATGCTTCCATCTCTGCGTCCATCTCACGtcgctagcagttccatCCCTCCTCCCATGGGGCCCCACATTCTTCCTGGTGGACATTGTGCTTATTCTGGTCGCGTGCTACTTGGCCCGTTCATTTGAATCGCGGATTGGCCAAAATGTAGCCGGCGTTGTGTCTCTTTTGTTCAG TCTGTATATCTCGTCGTTGACTGCCGCTAATATCTCCTTTTACGTCCATACAGGGGCGGAGATCTTATGGCGCAAATCGGAAGATTCTCACAAGGACAATGCCAATCCCGCTACACAGACCATTTTGTCTATGTTGGCTGTCGCTATTCTGGTTGAAACGTTGATTATGATTGGCGCGTACTTTGCCACGCCGTGTCTGTTCCGAGTCACCGACAGTTTCCTGGAGATTTGGGGTTCGCTTTTGCTCTACCCTGTCCGCCGATTTGTTCGACGAAAAACACCGTCAGACCCAGAGATCTATCAGCaggttgaaattgaagacTATGATGAGGGTCACAACGACAGTGACTCCATATCACAATTGGATATACCTCAAAATGAATTTGTGCAAAAAAAGAGCCAGTCGTTGCTGAAGCGTGTGATCGCCATATCGTGCGGCTTAATCATAATTTTTCTCAGTATCATTCGCCCACGCGCTGCGGACTACAGTTATCTCTCCAAGTCCCTGTCCCTCGCGCCATTCGGTAGCCACAAATATTCACCCGCTCATGAACGTCCCACATCGGCGAATGGAAGTGCTGTTCCAGAAAGTTCCCCAGAAAGCGCTCCGTCAGGCGTTCCGTCAAGTGCCTCATCAAGTGCTGCCAATGGAAATTCCACCTCGCTACCGGCCGATTTCAGCTGGCTGGAAGGTCACACCGCTTTGGACTCCTTTCCCACATTTGATTGGTTACCTTCGTACAATTCGTCAGATGGCTTCCCGGACTGGTCTCCCTTCCGTATCAATAAGCACGACAAGTCTGACTATGTTTATGAACACTATAACCCGGTGAAAGATCCTCTACACACGCCAAACCTCCAGAACGAAATTTTGGAGCCCATTCGCGAGCTACTCCACAGCGGAAGTGTGAAAATTAAGCATGTCATTCTCATAAAGCTAGAGAGCACTCGACAGGATGTGTGGCCCTTCCGCTCAAATTCTTACATTATGAAACACATCAATGACTCTTACCCGAGCGGTATCCCCGAGGAGGTCCAGGATAGGCTCTCCAAGCTCACCCCTACCGCCGAGCGTTTAACCGGATTCGAGACTGGGTTCCGTAAGGACGGGGATGATCATCCGAAGCCCTATGGTGGCATCAGTGCGAGGAACGCTTACACATCCGGGACATACACCCTGAAGAGTATTACTGGCACAGTGTGCGGGGTGAATCCTATGGCTGTTGAGGCCAATCTCGAGTACCTGCATGATATTTACCAGCCTTGCTTGCCACACATACTCGAGGCAttaaaccagcagccaaatGTCAATAATCAGACAGATGACTGGACTTCCTGGCCGTGGCATTCTATGTGGATGCAGTCACACCCCGACGACTGGGATAAGCACTATATGCTTCATCCTGCTCTAGGATATCAAGATATCATGGCAAGGAGAACAATCGATGCAGCTGGTAAAAAATACATCCCGGAAGAgacagaagaggaagaggaacaTGGCCATGAGGATAAGTTGCTGAAAAATTATCTCCGAGATGTCATCAACGatgccaagaagaacaacacTCGCCTCTTCCTTAGCCATCTAACACATAATACACACACTCCGTATTACAAACCCGGTGATTATCGGGAGATGATGGGTGATTTGTCGACTGAACAGTACCAGAGGTTAAATCGATACCTCAACACCATTGCCTACCAGGACGAGTGGATAGCCGATATCCTCAAGCTTCTTGATGATGCCGGTATTGCCGATGAGACCCTTCTTGTGATGACTGGTGACCA TGGTCTATCACTTCCAAATGACGGTGGTATAACTGCCTGGCACTCCCCTCACGTCGGAAATTTCCACGTACCGCTATTCTTCTCACATCCCAAGCTGCCGCAGCTCGAAGTTAAAAATGCTGTTCTTTCCACCCAAATCCTTCCCACCATCCTCGATCTGCTCGTCGAAACCTCCTCTATCGACGAGCAATCGACTAAGATCGTCAAGGATCTGCTCCCTATGTACGAGGGCCAGTCGATGATACGCGCACTCATCCCCGAGCACGACGGCAAGCAAGAATGGCACTTCTCGACGATGAACCCTGGTGGAACGTGGTTCTGCATGCGTGCGGCCGCACAGCCGTACCGCTTAGTCGTGCCTCTCAAACCCGACGCGATGTGGCGATTCACCGACATCGTCGCCGATCCATTTGAGCTGAATCCTCAGGAAGATCTCCAACTCCTGTTCCTGATCGACGTTGTGCGAAAGGTGCACGGACCCGAGGCCGTGAAATGGCTCAGCGAAGCTGCCCATGTCGCCAAGTGGTGGATTGGGGAGAACTACCGCCGCTGGCAATATGATCCCCAAAACCCGGGGAACAATTGA